The following are encoded together in the Labrus mixtus chromosome 2, fLabMix1.1, whole genome shotgun sequence genome:
- the LOC132985158 gene encoding nucleoredoxin-like protein 1 translates to MVDLFLDRVLVKNNWDQDQLNTEREITGILENRILVLFFACAECKKCQDFLPVLNNFFKRLKDPAFIEYPKLLALIYISLDQSEEQQDRFLKELNKRILFVAFEDPYRKELQAMFKVTDVPTVMVLRPDGSVLSPNAVQDICRYGSDCFKNWQESAELIERSFMLNEECDNLNLRSATDPVRRLKYKTEDNKRKKRWWKVWERGKEGYEEEEEEEEEEGDHGRWRRR, encoded by the exons ATGGTGGACCTGTTCTTAGACCGAGTCCTGGTGAAGAACAATTGGGACCAGGATCAGCTCAACACGGAGCGGGAGATCACGGGGATCCTTGAAAACCGCATCCTCGTGCTGTTCTTTGCGTGTGCTGAGTGCAAAAAGTGCCAGGACTTCCTGCCTGTTCTCAACAACTTTTTTAAGAGGCTGAAAGATCCGGCGTTCATCGAATACCCTAAACTGCTGGCACTGATCTACATCAG CttggaccaatcagaggagcagcaggacaGATTCCTGAAGGAGCTCAACAAGAGGATTCTGTTTGTGGCCTTCGAGGACCCGTACAGAAA agagctgcaggCCATGTTCAAGGTGACAGATGTACCGACAGTTATGGTCCTTCGTCCTGACGGCTCCGTCCTCTCTCCAAACGCTGTGCAGGACATCTGTCGATACGGTTCAGACTGCTTCAAGAACTGGCAGGAATCGGCAGAGCTCATCGAGAGGAGCTTCATGCTCAACGAGGAGTGCGACAACCTGAATCTGCGCAGCGCCACAGATCCTGTGAGGAGGCTCAAATACAAGACAGAAGACaataagaggaagaagaggtggTGGAAAGTGTGGGAGAGGGGGAAAGAAGGgtatgaagaggaggaggaggaggaggaggaggagggagaccatgggagatggaggagaagataG